The sequence tctatcaatcatgtattttaaaaagtccaTTAAAATCCGCTGTTattcaaaacattcaaaacagtttgtggatttgaattttaataagttttaggctTTTAGGGATTCCAACTCCTCCGGATTTGATaggatttgttaaaaatatagaaatctaaatctcatagttttaggtaggatttgaaagaattttaccataaatcatatcaacttccctataatctttcaaaattccaaatttcctaaatctcattaaatgattttttgcaaatcacaaactaataatattaaactttagtcaaatttaacaaaatcttaatctaataacaacaaattctacataacatttaaattaaagtctttaaaactctattcaaatcccAAACCATTAACCCTTTAGATTGAATACAAGCATACATGTTATTACTGTTTGAAAAAgatcccatatatatatttgtttctaaaaCTCACAATCAAAATACGAAAAATGGTCTTCGTATCTATTACATACTGATCTGTCATAAATTTTAGAAGACAAGAATCGTACAGAATAATTTGACAGGGGAGCACAAGATAAGAAATCTTGGTGATGAATCATTTCTACTTTGTCATTTGAATTTGCGATTATTCTAACTAAAAGTGAAATGCagtaaaaaaatactagtaacTGCATAAGTTGATTAGAAATTAGCAAATGAGAACTATCTGGTACCTAAATGTAATAAACTATTTTTCAAGCATAGACAGAAAGAGTGGgttatcaaaaagaagaatgatggAGGatagaaaccaaaatatataatcaatacTTAATTGCTATGTTTTTTATGGGAAAATTCAAAGAGCAAAATTTAATACTATAAAGTCCGTACTCCGTAGTGGGAAAAGACTTTGCTAAGCTGCAAAACGGAAACattgttttattctttcttcataAACTTTGCTGTGGCACTGTAATATTTTCACACCATTTTAAATAGTATCTTTTCGAGATGTTGTGCCTTCCatgagagaaggaagaagacttGGAATTTGTCTTATTCAGAGATCCTCCGGACCATTGATGTTCTGTACAAAACACACATGGTGTTATTAGTCTCTGatcttcaaaaataatttaggTTTACACTAAAAGATGTGAAATGTCACTTAATCAATCCAGATGAAACCTCTAAATCAATCCTAGGTTTTAATTTTCGGAGTATCTCTGAGAAacctctaaatttttttaaagaaatgctaggaaaccgaaccaaaatcaTAACCGTGCCAAGCTAAATTATTCTGTTCCTAGAAACCAATAAAACCAAACTGACAACCAGACCAAAACAAATGACCTAATCGAACTGTACCAATCGGTTCCTATATTTTCATCAGAGCCAAACAATAAAGCTTACCTTGTTCTCGATCACGGCCCCGTCCGGAATTTCGAGTTTCACGCCAGATTTTGCCGTTACAGTCACCTTGccctttaaacccaaaaaaaaccatTCTTAGTACCCACTTCGGAATCTAATGAAAACAAATTGCATGTATATAATGTAGATATACCTTGAGAACAACAGATGAGCCAAACCAGACATCACCAGAAACCTTAAGGCTGTCGAGCTCGACTATACTAGGGATGGACTTGAATCGGCTCAAGAAATTGGCCACCTATTAGAAAGATACACTATGTGAGGCTCAAAAGTCATGATACGATGTTTAAGAAAGCAAATGGGACTTGGTCAGgatatcattttcttcttttattacctTCTTGAACTCCGGTCCCAATTCGATTGATGGGTTTGAGGGGTTAGTTCTAGCTTTGTTTCGGATGACAAAGCCATCAACTAAGGTGTAGAGATCAGACTGTGGAAGTATGAGAACTTAAATCATCAGTCAAATGTTTCAACAGATATCTGTGTTGCTCTGTTGATATGGTGGATAGAGTTTACCTGGACGAGCAGCAAGTCTGAACTTGCCTTCACTGGCAAGAACCGTGAGCGAGGTACATTAGCACCGATAGCGTTGTCAAAGAACTGTTTTCAAACAGAATcacattttaaaaatcaaagaaaaaaaaaaggagttgaGAAAAGATTACAGTTTGCATTCTATATTTCGAAATGTGCCACTAGGACAGGCATGTTACCCTTATCGCAGCACCAACTGCAGTTTCCAGTTGAAGAACTTTGACTCCATCAACTTCCTGCATAGAAGTTGCAGTCTTTCCTCGATTAGATAATAATGAAAtttgcaaatatataaaactgTGCATTAGGCCATGcaggaacctttgggtttggaatGATCTCCATTTTAAGTGCATCAGCTTCCACAAGCTTTTTGATGGCCTTCAAATTAATCCATCTGTATGCTTACACAATTAGTGTGTACAAAtaagtttatattgttttaatatcATCAGAGATGTGATCCACTTACAGGTTGTTTGTGTTGAATATCTTGAACTTCTCAATTGATTTGAACTCATTGACCTACCACAAGGATCAAAAACAAAGTGCAATAACTCTTTTAAGCAGATGATACAAGTGGGAGCAAACAAAAAGACGGCACAAATAAAAGTCTACAGATTTCACATTCTATTGTATATTCAATAAATATGGCATTTACTATATTCCCTTCATAACAATCTAAAGCACAAAGAAAAGGGAGAAATGGCTTTGCAAAGCTTCCAAGAAAGATTCTCTAAACCAAGCTCGTTTATACCAACTTTCCTAAATCTCTAATCAATATGCTTAAAGAGTTTCAAACAATCTCTAAAGAAATTGAAATCCAAACGGTAACaggaagtaaaaaaagaagtataGACTTACATGTTCATCAGGAACCTGAGCAATCTCCAGAAGCTGAGATAAACCAAAAAGTCGATTTTAGAGGTCAGAAAAATACTTATGTTCCTTAGTAGCACAAGAAAATGGTAGCAGTGAGAACATCATGAGTTAAaaggaaatttggaattttcgttttttgggTGTATTAGAGAAAAACCAAA comes from Camelina sativa cultivar DH55 chromosome 19, Cs, whole genome shotgun sequence and encodes:
- the LOC104767310 gene encoding UTP--glucose-1-phosphate uridylyltransferase 2-like; its protein translation is MGCTGPKSVIEVRDGLTFLDLIVIQIENLNNKYGSKVPLVLMNSFNTHDDTQKIVEKYTNSNVDIHTFNQSKYPRIVADEFVPWPSKGKTDKDGWYPPGHGDVFPALMNSGKLDTFLSQGKEYVFVANSDNLGAIVDLTILKHLIQNKNEYCMEVTPKTLADVKGGTLISYEGKVQLLEIAQVPDEHVNEFKSIEKFKIFNTNNLWINLKAIKKLVEADALKMEIIPNPKEVDGVKVLQLETAVGAAIRFFDNAIGANVPRSRFLPVKASSDLLLVQSDLYTLVDGFVIRNKARTNPSNPSIELGPEFKKVANFLSRFKSIPSIVELDSLKVSGDVWFGSSVVLKGKVTVTAKSGVKLEIPDGAVIENKNINGPEDL